In a single window of the Streptomyces cinnabarinus genome:
- a CDS encoding SAM-dependent methyltransferase yields MTEGHTPAGGSAKLNTGVAHNARVWNYWIGGKDNYAVDQRVGEQVAGMFPIIRDIARADREFLGRAVRYLAQERGVRQFLDIGTGLPTADNTHEIAQRIAPDARIVYVDNDPIVLAHARALLTGTVAGATDYIDADVHDPEAILERASATLDFSRPVAVMMLGILNFVLDFDKARDIARRVMAAVPSGSCLVLTHPTYDDEVGGAGQIPAMEFWNENATPPITARGGADIAAFFEGLEFVEPGLVSCSVWRAGADSPVAVPQYGGVAVKP; encoded by the coding sequence GTGACCGAAGGCCACACCCCGGCGGGCGGGTCCGCGAAGCTCAACACCGGTGTGGCGCACAACGCGCGTGTGTGGAACTACTGGATCGGCGGCAAGGACAACTACGCCGTGGACCAGCGGGTCGGCGAGCAGGTCGCCGGAATGTTCCCGATCATCCGGGACATCGCCCGCGCGGACCGCGAGTTCCTCGGGCGCGCAGTGCGGTACCTCGCCCAGGAGCGCGGTGTACGGCAGTTCCTGGACATCGGCACCGGACTGCCCACCGCCGACAACACCCACGAGATCGCCCAGCGCATCGCCCCGGACGCGCGGATCGTCTATGTCGACAACGACCCGATCGTCCTCGCGCACGCCCGCGCCCTGCTCACCGGCACCGTCGCCGGAGCCACCGACTACATCGACGCCGATGTGCACGACCCGGAGGCGATCCTCGAACGCGCCTCGGCCACCCTGGACTTCAGCCGTCCGGTCGCGGTGATGATGCTCGGCATCCTCAACTTCGTCCTCGACTTCGACAAGGCCCGGGACATCGCCCGACGGGTGATGGCCGCGGTCCCCTCCGGCAGCTGTCTGGTGCTGACCCACCCCACGTACGACGACGAGGTGGGCGGCGCGGGCCAGATCCCGGCGATGGAGTTCTGGAACGAGAACGCCACTCCCCCGATCACCGCCCGCGGCGGCGCGGACATCGCCGCGTTCTTCGAGGGCCTGGAGTTCGTCGAACCGGGCCTGGTGTCCTGCTCGGTGTGGCGGGCGGGCGCCGACTCTCCCGTCGCGGTGCCGCAGTACGGCGGGGTGGCCGTGAAACCCTGA
- a CDS encoding potassium channel family protein, whose product MLSGFLARALATLLGREGRSLHLKAAMAATGILGAVMLVGSWAVVAAEEGTRGANLTTYPRALWWSIETATTVGYGDFFPVTFWGRVIATVVMVVGITTYGMVTAALATWFVGREQKRRHRLAQGAEELYDETARALHARFDRLERMLTGPRDQP is encoded by the coding sequence ATGCTGTCCGGATTCCTCGCCAGGGCGCTCGCCACGCTGCTCGGCCGGGAGGGCCGCTCGCTGCATCTGAAGGCGGCGATGGCGGCGACGGGGATCCTCGGCGCGGTGATGCTCGTCGGGTCATGGGCGGTGGTCGCCGCCGAAGAGGGCACCAGGGGCGCGAACCTGACGACCTATCCGAGAGCCCTGTGGTGGTCGATCGAGACTGCCACGACCGTGGGATACGGCGACTTCTTCCCGGTCACCTTCTGGGGCCGGGTCATCGCGACGGTCGTGATGGTCGTGGGGATCACGACGTACGGCATGGTCACCGCCGCGCTGGCCACCTGGTTCGTCGGCCGGGAGCAGAAGCGCCGGCATCGCCTCGCCCAGGGCGCCGAGGAGCTGTACGACGAGACGGCCCGCGCCCTGCACGCCCGCTTCGACCGGCTGGAGCGGATGCTCACCGGCCCGCGGGATCAGCCCTAA
- a CDS encoding SAM-dependent methyltransferase, translating into MTEPAVRIDTTRPHPARVYDWYLGGKDNYPVDEALGRQIMAIDTGAPRAARSNRRFMQRATRHLAGPAGIRQFLDIGTGIPTEPNLHQIAQSYAPDARVVYVDNDPIVLAHAEALLRGTKEGVTEYVQADAREPGAILERAAQVLDFDRPVALSLIALLHFVSDADGAYDVVGTLVEALAPGSCLVLSCMTADFEPENVREGIERYAAGGVTLVARTHGEVGRFFTGLEVLEPGIVSVKDWRPDLARDESPLGEGPVSLYGAVGVKS; encoded by the coding sequence GTGACCGAGCCGGCCGTCCGCATCGACACGACCCGGCCCCATCCGGCCCGGGTGTACGACTGGTACCTCGGCGGCAAGGACAACTACCCGGTCGACGAGGCGCTCGGCCGGCAGATCATGGCGATCGACACGGGCGCCCCGCGGGCCGCGCGCAGCAACCGCCGGTTCATGCAGCGGGCCACCCGCCATCTCGCCGGGCCGGCCGGAATCCGCCAGTTCCTCGACATCGGCACCGGCATTCCGACCGAGCCCAACCTCCACCAGATCGCCCAGTCCTACGCACCGGACGCGCGTGTCGTCTACGTCGACAACGACCCGATCGTCCTCGCGCACGCCGAGGCACTGCTGCGCGGCACCAAGGAGGGCGTGACGGAGTACGTCCAGGCCGACGCCCGTGAGCCGGGGGCGATCCTCGAACGGGCCGCCCAGGTCCTCGACTTCGACCGCCCGGTCGCCCTCTCGCTGATCGCCCTGCTGCACTTCGTCTCCGACGCGGACGGCGCCTACGACGTGGTCGGCACCCTCGTCGAGGCGCTGGCCCCGGGCAGTTGCCTGGTCCTGTCCTGCATGACCGCCGACTTCGAGCCGGAGAACGTCCGGGAGGGCATCGAGCGGTACGCGGCGGGCGGAGTCACCCTGGTGGCGCGCACGCACGGCGAAGTGGGCCGCTTCTTCACGGGACTTGAGGTGCTGGAGCCGGGCATCGTCTCGGTGAAGGACTGGCGCCCCGACCTCGCCCGGGACGAGTCGCCGCTCGGCGAGGGGCCGGTGTCGCTGTACGGAGCAGTCGGCGTCAAGTCCTGA
- a CDS encoding alpha/beta hydrolase translates to MAEPREHILAATRGPIVVREWPRRAPRYVALLVHGYGEHSGRYEEVAGVLNGHGAAVFAPDHTGHGKSSGERVVIEDFEEVVTDVHAVAELARSAHPGIPLVMVGHSMGGLISARFAQRYGAELTALVLSGPVIGDWPLPRRLLALEEIPDIPISPAALSRDPEVGAAYAADPLVWHGPMKRPTVEAFVRTLDTVAKDGDIGPLPLLWLHGDDDRLVPLAGSRTGVQDLRGEELTERIYPGARHEVFHETNKAEVLDDLVRFLDDALQE, encoded by the coding sequence ATGGCCGAGCCCCGCGAACACATCCTCGCCGCGACCCGCGGCCCGATCGTCGTACGCGAGTGGCCAAGACGCGCGCCGCGCTACGTCGCCCTCCTCGTGCACGGCTACGGGGAGCACTCCGGCCGGTACGAGGAGGTGGCCGGGGTGCTGAACGGGCACGGCGCGGCCGTGTTCGCCCCGGACCACACCGGGCACGGGAAGTCGTCCGGCGAACGGGTGGTGATCGAGGACTTCGAGGAGGTCGTCACCGATGTGCACGCGGTCGCCGAGCTGGCCCGATCCGCCCACCCGGGCATCCCGCTGGTCATGGTCGGGCACTCCATGGGCGGTCTGATCTCGGCCCGCTTCGCCCAGCGGTACGGCGCCGAGCTGACCGCGCTGGTGCTGTCCGGGCCGGTCATCGGCGACTGGCCGCTGCCGCGCCGGCTGCTCGCCCTGGAGGAGATCCCGGACATCCCGATCAGCCCGGCCGCGCTCTCCCGCGACCCGGAGGTGGGCGCCGCGTACGCCGCCGACCCGCTGGTCTGGCACGGCCCGATGAAGCGGCCCACGGTGGAGGCCTTCGTCAGGACGTTGGACACCGTCGCCAAGGACGGGGACATCGGACCGCTGCCGTTGCTGTGGCTGCACGGCGACGACGACCGGCTGGTCCCGCTCGCCGGGAGCCGTACCGGCGTCCAGGACCTGCGCGGCGAGGAGCTGACCGAGCGGATCTACCCGGGCGCCCGGCACGAGGTGTTCCACGAGACGAACAAGGCGGAGGTCCTCGACGACCTGGTCCGCTTCCTGGACGACGCGCTCCAGGAGTGA
- a CDS encoding thiolase family protein yields MRPVHFAAARRTPIGKLRGALSSVRPDDLAAAVIRGLVAEVPALDPARIDDVYWGAANQAGEDNRNVARMAALLAGLPESVPGATVNRLCASGLEAVTTAARTIAAGEADIVVAGGSESMSRAPFVLPRPDEALPHRIETVDTRLGWRLVNPAMKELHGLLSMGETAEEVAARYGVSRERQDEFALRSHRLAAEARKNGHFDDELLPVERADGVVVDLDECVREDTSYEKLARLKPVFREGGTVTAGNASPMNDGAAGLLLVSEEALNDLGLESLGRYVAGASAGVHPDVMGIGPVPATQKVLARARWSVADLQEAEFNEAFAAQALACVDRLGIDPELVNPSGGAIALGHPLGCSGARILTTLLHRMRRTGAERGLATMCVGVGQGSAVLVERH; encoded by the coding sequence GTGCGTCCCGTCCACTTCGCGGCCGCCCGCCGCACGCCCATCGGCAAACTGCGCGGAGCGCTGTCCTCCGTCCGGCCCGACGACCTCGCCGCCGCGGTGATCCGCGGCCTGGTCGCCGAGGTGCCCGCGCTCGACCCGGCGCGCATCGATGACGTGTACTGGGGCGCCGCGAACCAGGCCGGCGAGGACAACCGCAATGTCGCCCGGATGGCCGCGCTGCTGGCCGGGCTGCCCGAGTCGGTCCCCGGCGCCACCGTGAACCGGCTCTGCGCCTCCGGCCTCGAAGCGGTCACCACCGCCGCCCGCACCATCGCCGCCGGTGAGGCCGACATCGTGGTCGCGGGTGGTTCCGAGTCGATGAGCCGTGCGCCCTTCGTGCTGCCCCGGCCCGACGAGGCCCTGCCGCACCGCATCGAGACCGTCGACACCCGGCTCGGCTGGCGGCTGGTCAACCCGGCGATGAAGGAACTCCACGGACTGCTCTCCATGGGGGAGACCGCGGAGGAGGTCGCCGCCCGGTACGGGGTCTCCCGCGAGCGGCAGGACGAGTTCGCGCTGCGCAGCCACCGGCTGGCCGCCGAGGCCCGCAAGAACGGCCATTTCGATGACGAGTTGCTGCCGGTGGAGCGCGCCGACGGGGTCGTCGTCGACCTCGACGAATGCGTGCGCGAGGACACCTCGTACGAGAAGCTCGCGCGGCTGAAGCCCGTCTTCCGGGAGGGCGGCACGGTCACCGCGGGGAACGCCTCGCCGATGAACGACGGCGCGGCCGGACTGCTGCTCGTCAGCGAGGAGGCGCTGAACGACCTCGGTCTCGAGTCGCTCGGACGGTATGTCGCCGGGGCCTCGGCGGGAGTGCACCCGGATGTCATGGGGATCGGGCCGGTCCCCGCCACGCAGAAGGTGCTCGCTCGGGCGCGGTGGAGTGTGGCGGACCTCCAGGAGGCCGAGTTCAACGAGGCGTTCGCGGCGCAGGCACTCGCGTGCGTGGACCGGCTGGGCATCGATCCGGAGCTGGTCAACCCGAGTGGAGGGGCGATTGCCCTAGGGCATCCGCTGGGTTGCTCGGGGGCACGGATCCTCACGACGCTGCTGCATCGGATGCGTCGCACGGGGGCCGAGCGGGGGCTCGCGACGATGTGTGTGGGTGTGGGGCAGGGGAGCGCTGTGCTGGTGGAGCGGCACTGA